A region from the Benincasa hispida cultivar B227 chromosome 12, ASM972705v1, whole genome shotgun sequence genome encodes:
- the LOC120092939 gene encoding vacuolar-sorting protein BRO1 has product MAGTASSSSAGTSSNIMLAIFEKKTTQIDLYRPLRNFIAFNYSERDAQNLEDDLQTLKDYRSDLERQSDPSPTARRDLLQSYFKALCLVETRFPISPDKDHVNTITFVWYDAFKQKQKASQQNIHLEKAAVLFNLGAVYSQIGLSFDRATVEGRRQASHAFIAAAGAFAFLRDNASTKASIGSSTTVDVSVECVGMLERLMLAQAQECVFENTIAKGSTPGVCAKISRQVGLYYEEALAALNAPPLNQHFDKAWIAHVQLKAAFFLAEACYRYSLELHEKENIAEEIARLRSGINALTEAKKSTKGAAPQLLDAINKLEANLNRNLERAVKENDRVYLMRVPNPSTLPPLPAFSMVKSMAMNEVLDASKEKMFSSLIPDSSAKALSRYTEMVDDIIRTQAEKLQQASELTRVRLKEMDLPESILALEGNSSLPTDLKEDVEAVQISGGPIGLEAELQQLRDLRRVNSEMLVQIEELLQKEAREDSQFRSQFGTRWTRPQSSTLTKNIQDRLNRFAGNLKQAADSDARIERSVKDHSALMSILDHRPVESALPTLARPIMSLDANEDAILGTLKQSLRQLENLGAQRAGLEDMLKEMKRKDDILPKLMTSTGSYEDLFRKEISKYDNICEEISRNIEAQEQLLLQIQGQNNEFSVIFNLEDYKASRERCYKQIQAAVAKYREIKENINEGLKFYVTLQDAITNVKQQCSDFVMTRNIQCREMMEDVQRQMAGLSFQDSKNSAGGYNNSYPSVGPHAQRSQSPQSDVRPPQSYYQPPHEQPPVSGYAQPHLQPHPQPHPMYSSPQQPPPSYHSPPAPAPGTSPYPPHPQAPQPPSTNHEYGQPAYPGWQGPYYNAHVPQPGAIPRPPYTIPNQYPPHQQGGYYKQQ; this is encoded by the exons ATGGCCGGCACGGCCTCATCCTCATCGGCCGGCACCAGTTCTAACATCATGCTCGCCATCTTCGAGAAGAAAACCACTCAAATCGATCTCTACCGCCCTCTCCGCAACTTCATCGCCTTCAATTACTCCGAGCGCGACGCCCAGAACCTCGAAGACGACCTTCAAACCCTCAAGGATTACCGCTCCGATCTCGAACGCCAGTCCGATCCCTCCCCCACTGCCCGCCGCGATCTCCTTCAAAGCTACTTCAAAGCCCTCTGCCTCGTCGAGACCCGATTCCCCATTTCCCCCGACAAGGACCATGTCAACACCATCACCTTCGTCTGGTATGACGCCTTCAAGCAGAAGCAGAAGGCTTCTCAGCAGAATATCCACTTGGAGAAGGCTGCGGTTCTGTTCAATTTGGGTGCTGTTTACAGCCAGATTGGCCTCTCCTTCGATCGCGCTACTGTCGAGGGGCGTCGCCAGGCCTCGCACGCGTTTATTGCAGCAGCTGGGGCGTTCGCCTTCTTGAGAGACAATGCGTCCACCAAAGCGTCGATTGGTAGCTCTACGACTGTGGATGTTTCGGTCGAGTGTGTCGGTATGTTGGAGAGGTTGATGTTAGCACAGGCTCAGGAGTGTGTCTTTGAGAATACAATTGCGAAAGGCAGTACGCCTGGTGTCTGCGCAAAAATCTCTAGGCAG GTTGGTTTGTACTATGAGGAAGCTTTGGCAGCCCTCAATGCTCCACCACTTAACCAGCATTTTGACAAGGCTTGGATAGCTCATGTGCAGCTGAAAGCAGCTTTCTTTCTTGCTGAAGCTTGCTACAGGTACAGTTTAGAGTTGCACGAGAAAGAAAATATTGCTGAGGAAATTGCTCGGTTGAGAAGTGGGATTAATGCTTTAACTGAGGCTAAGAAGTCAACGAAAGGTGCTGCGCCACAGCTTCTTGATGCTATCAACAAGTTAGAGGCCAATCTTAACCGTAATTTAGAGAGAGCCGTGAAGGAAAATGACAGAGTCTACCTCATGAGGGTTCCTAATCCTAGTACTCTGCCACCTCTCCCAGCTTTCTCCATGGTGAAGTCAATGGCAATGAATGAAGTGTTGGACGCGAGCAAGGAAAAGATGTTTTCTAGTCTTATTCCAGATAGCAGTGCTAAAGCTCTTTCTAGATACACTGAAATGGTTGACGACATTATACGAACACAAGCTGAGAAATTGCAACAAGCCAGTGAGCTCACCCGTGTAAGGCTCAAGGAAATGGACCTTCCAGAATCTATTCTTGCTTTGGAAGGCAATTCTTCCCTGCCGACAGATCTAAAAGAAGATGTTGAGGCTGTGCAAATTAGTGGAGGCCCAATAGGTTTGGAGGCTGAGTTGCAACAACTCAGGGATCTAAGAAGAGTAAACAGTGAAATGCTAGTGCAGATAGAGGAGCTCCTGCAGAAAGAAGCAAGAGAGGATTCCCAATTTCGAAGTCAATTTGGGACTCGGTGGACTAGGCCTCAATCCAGTACATTGACAAAGAACATACAAGACAGATTGAATAGATTTGCAGGTAACTTGAAGCAAGCTGCAGACAGCGATGCCAGGATTGAGCGTTCAGTGAAAGATCATTCAGCTCTCATGTCAATTCTTGATCACCGTCCA GTTGAGTCTGCTCTCCCAACTCTTGCTAGGCCGATAATGTCTTTGGATGCCAATGAAGATGCTATTCTTGGGACCCTAAAGCAGAGCTTG AGGCAGTTGGAAAATCTTGGTGCTCAACGAGCTGGTCTTGAAGACATGCTTAAAGAGATGAAGAGGAAG GATGATATACTACCAAAGTTGATGACATCAACTGGGTCCTATGAGGATCTTTTCAGGAAGGAGATATCCAAATATGACAATATATGTGAGGAGATTTCTCGAAACATTGAGGCCCAAGAACAATTGTTATTGCAGATTCAG GGCCAAAACAATGAGTTTTCTGTCATCTTTAATCTTGAAGActacaaag CATCCCGTGAAAGATGCTACAAACAAATTCAAGCTGCAGTAGCCAAGTACAGAGAAATCAAGGAGAACATCAATGAGGGATTAAAGTTTTACGTGACTCTTCAG GATGCAATCACTAATGTGAAGCAGCAATGTAGCGATTTTGTGATGACAAGAAACATCCAGTGCCGTGAAATGATGGAAGATGTCCAAAGACAAATGGCCGGCCTCAGTTTTCAAGACAGTAAAAACTCAGCTGGTGGCTATAACAATAGCTATCCTTCAGTAGGACCCCACGCACAACGGTCTCAGTCACCACAATCCGATGTTCGCCCGCCGCAATCTTACTACCAACCACCTCATGAGCAGCCACCCGTTAGTGGTTACGCTCAGCCCCATCTTCAACCCCATCCCCAACCCCATCCCATGTACAGTTCCCCACAGCAGCCACCCCCTTCTTACCATTCCCCTCCTGCTCCTGCACCAGGTACTAGTCCCTACCCGCCGCACCCTCAGGCGCCTCAACCACCTTCAACGAACCACGAGTATGGCCAACCAGCATATCCGGGGTGGCAAGGGCCATACTACAACGCCCATGTTCCCCAGCCTGGAGCTATTCCTCGACCTCCTTACACCATCCCGAACCAGTATCCACCACATCAGCAAGGTGGTTACTACAAGCAACAATAA